The proteins below come from a single Aquarana catesbeiana isolate 2022-GZ linkage group LG12, ASM4218655v1, whole genome shotgun sequence genomic window:
- the LOC141113824 gene encoding integrin alpha-IIb-like isoform X1, with the protein MPLIKGPTAVFHLESLPDIKGVQRRGMDVYYPLTTGHRHARWHCSDSACWKAECVIKNLDKGKRVTVALESVLWISSFMKRPQQPFNLTSRGYFQVTGVPYRIKPTTVKDKEKQAVTVVQWVTPDGQKEIPMWWIILGVLGGLLILALFIFVMWKLGFYRRTRPPSDDQEDLAEDK; encoded by the exons ATGCCGCTGATCAAGGGACCTACTGCAGTTTTTCATCTGGAATCTCTTCCAGATATCAAGGGTGTACAGAGGAGGGGAATGGATGTATATTACCCCCTGACCACAGGCCACCGCCACGCCAGATGG cacTGCAGTGACTCAGCCTGCTGGAAGGCTGAGTGCGTCATCAAGAATCTGGATAAGGGAAAGAGGGTGACGGTAGCACTTGAGTCCGTGCTATGGATTTCCAGCTTCATGAAG AGACCTCAGCAGCCCTTCAACCTGACTTCCCGAGGTTACTTCCAGGTGACCGGTGTTCCCTACAGGATAAAACCTACCACTGTTAAGGACAAAGAAAAGCAA GCTGTCACAGTGGTTCAGTGGGTGACTCCGGATGGACAGAAAGAGATTCCTATGTGGTGGATAATCCTAGGAGTTCTTGGGGGGCTGCTTATCTTGGCATTGTTTATATTTGTCATGTGGAAG CTGGGATTCTACAGAAGGACACGACCTCCATCAGATGATCAGGAAGATTTAGCCGAAGACAAATAA
- the LOC141113824 gene encoding integrin alpha-IIb-like isoform X2, which translates to MKRPQQPFNLTSRGYFQVTGVPYRIKPTTVKDKEKQAVTVVQWVTPDGQKEIPMWWIILGVLGGLLILALFIFVMWKLGFYRRTRPPSDDQEDLAEDK; encoded by the exons ATGAAG AGACCTCAGCAGCCCTTCAACCTGACTTCCCGAGGTTACTTCCAGGTGACCGGTGTTCCCTACAGGATAAAACCTACCACTGTTAAGGACAAAGAAAAGCAA GCTGTCACAGTGGTTCAGTGGGTGACTCCGGATGGACAGAAAGAGATTCCTATGTGGTGGATAATCCTAGGAGTTCTTGGGGGGCTGCTTATCTTGGCATTGTTTATATTTGTCATGTGGAAG CTGGGATTCTACAGAAGGACACGACCTCCATCAGATGATCAGGAAGATTTAGCCGAAGACAAATAA